Proteins encoded in a region of the Flavobacterium sp. MDT1-60 genome:
- the metH gene encoding methionine synthase, whose translation MAEKRRDLVLAGLEPLIITPESVFVNVGERTNVTGSRKFLRLIKEEKYDEALDIARQQVEGGAQIIDINMDEGMLDGVQAMTKFLNLIASEPDISRVPIMIDSSKWEIIEAGLKVVQGKSVVNSISLKEGEEAFIHHAKLIKRYGAAAIIMAFDEVGQADNFDRRVEICQRSYDILVNKVGFPPQDIIFDLNIFPVATGMEEHRLNALDFFRGTKWVRENLPHAHISGGVSNVSFSFRGNDTVREAMHSVFLYHAIQNGMTMGIVNPEMLSIYDDIPKDLLEHVEDVILNRRDDATERLLDFAENVKGEVKSDEKAIQEWRLGTVQERITHSLVKGVDAFIEIDVEEARLAAVKPIEVIEINLMTGMNVVGDLFGSGKMFLPQVVKSARVMKKAVAYLLPYIEASKQAGDKQGNGKILMATVKGDVHDIGKNIVSVVLACNNYEIVDLGVMVPPEKIIAAAIEHNVDIIGLSGLITPSLDEMVYLAKELDKQGIKIPIMIGGATTSRAHTAVKIAPQYRETVIHVNDASRAVTVAGNLLDHNRKIYASDIRAEYDAFRETFLNRSRDKNFLTIEQARKNKLQLDWDEYTPTKPKVIGAQTIEVDLDVLVPYIDWTPFFRTWELFGKYPAILTDEVVGEQATSVFADAQEMLKVILAEKKLTAKGIYGIFPANQVDDDDIELRDENGKVLEKFLTLRQQSQKTKGAPNIALSDFILPKDSGITDYIGAFCVTTGFGVDEWAAEFEKDLDDYNSIMVKALADRFAEAFAEYLHEKVRQDFWGYDAEESLSTEDLIEENYKGIRPAPGYPACPDHLEKPTIWKLLNVAEEIGVTLTESMAMWPASSVSGYYFGNPKSKYFGLGKIKEDQVIDYAKRRNVSTEYASKWLNPNIAD comes from the coding sequence ATGGCAGAAAAAAGAAGAGACCTTGTATTAGCAGGATTAGAACCGTTGATTATTACGCCCGAAAGTGTTTTTGTAAACGTTGGGGAACGTACGAATGTAACGGGTTCGCGAAAATTCCTTCGCTTAATCAAGGAAGAGAAATATGACGAGGCGCTTGATATTGCAAGACAACAAGTAGAAGGTGGAGCACAAATCATCGATATTAATATGGATGAAGGAATGCTTGATGGTGTTCAGGCAATGACAAAATTTTTGAATTTAATTGCATCAGAACCGGATATTTCGAGAGTGCCGATTATGATCGACAGCTCGAAATGGGAAATCATCGAAGCAGGTCTTAAAGTAGTACAAGGAAAAAGCGTTGTCAACTCCATTTCGTTGAAAGAAGGCGAAGAAGCCTTTATTCATCACGCCAAATTAATCAAACGTTACGGAGCGGCGGCGATCATTATGGCTTTTGACGAAGTAGGGCAGGCAGATAATTTTGATCGACGAGTTGAAATTTGTCAGCGTTCGTATGATATTTTGGTTAATAAAGTTGGTTTCCCTCCACAGGATATTATTTTCGATTTGAATATTTTCCCCGTTGCAACCGGAATGGAAGAACATCGCTTAAACGCGTTGGACTTTTTTAGAGGTACAAAATGGGTTCGCGAAAACTTGCCTCACGCGCATATTAGTGGTGGAGTGAGTAACGTTTCGTTTTCTTTTAGAGGAAATGATACGGTTCGTGAAGCTATGCACTCGGTGTTTTTATACCACGCAATTCAGAACGGAATGACAATGGGAATCGTGAATCCGGAAATGCTTTCGATTTATGACGATATCCCAAAAGACTTATTAGAACACGTTGAAGACGTAATCCTGAACAGACGCGACGACGCGACAGAGCGACTTTTAGATTTTGCTGAAAACGTAAAAGGCGAAGTAAAATCAGATGAAAAAGCGATTCAGGAATGGCGTTTAGGAACCGTTCAGGAACGTATTACGCATTCATTAGTAAAGGGAGTTGATGCTTTTATAGAAATTGATGTTGAAGAAGCTCGTTTAGCGGCTGTAAAACCAATCGAAGTAATCGAAATCAATTTGATGACCGGAATGAATGTCGTTGGAGATTTATTCGGAAGTGGAAAAATGTTCCTGCCACAGGTGGTAAAATCAGCTCGTGTAATGAAAAAAGCGGTTGCGTATTTATTGCCATATATTGAAGCAAGCAAACAAGCCGGAGACAAACAAGGAAATGGAAAAATCCTGATGGCAACTGTAAAAGGAGACGTTCACGATATTGGTAAAAATATCGTTTCAGTCGTTTTGGCCTGTAACAATTACGAGATTGTAGATCTTGGCGTTATGGTGCCTCCGGAAAAAATTATTGCAGCTGCGATTGAACACAATGTAGACATTATCGGTTTAAGTGGACTAATCACGCCTTCGCTTGACGAAATGGTTTATTTGGCCAAAGAATTAGACAAACAAGGAATTAAAATACCGATTATGATTGGTGGAGCAACGACTTCGCGTGCACATACCGCCGTGAAAATCGCTCCGCAATATAGAGAAACTGTAATTCACGTAAACGATGCTTCGAGAGCGGTTACGGTTGCAGGAAATTTATTAGATCATAACCGTAAGATATATGCAAGCGATATTCGTGCAGAGTACGATGCGTTTAGAGAAACGTTTTTAAATCGATCAAGAGATAAAAACTTCCTGACGATTGAACAAGCGCGTAAAAACAAATTACAATTGGACTGGGATGAATATACGCCAACCAAACCAAAAGTAATTGGAGCACAAACTATTGAAGTTGATCTGGATGTTTTGGTTCCATATATCGACTGGACGCCGTTTTTTAGAACATGGGAATTGTTCGGAAAATATCCGGCGATTTTGACCGATGAGGTTGTGGGAGAACAGGCAACTTCTGTTTTTGCCGATGCTCAGGAAATGTTGAAAGTGATTTTGGCAGAGAAAAAATTAACGGCAAAAGGTATTTACGGTATTTTCCCTGCCAATCAGGTTGATGATGATGATATAGAATTGCGTGATGAAAACGGAAAAGTTCTGGAGAAATTCTTAACGCTTCGTCAGCAGTCACAAAAAACAAAAGGCGCTCCGAACATTGCCTTGTCTGATTTTATTTTACCAAAAGACAGTGGAATTACAGATTATATCGGAGCATTTTGTGTAACAACAGGTTTTGGTGTTGATGAATGGGCAGCCGAATTCGAAAAAGATTTAGACGATTATAATTCGATTATGGTTAAAGCATTAGCCGATCGTTTTGCTGAGGCTTTCGCCGAATATTTACACGAAAAAGTACGTCAGGATTTTTGGGGTTATGATGCCGAAGAATCACTTTCGACAGAAGACTTAATCGAAGAAAATTATAAAGGAATTCGTCCAGCGCCAGGATACCCGGCTTGTCCGGATCACCTGGAGAAACCAACGATTTGGAAACTCTTAAATGTAGCTGAAGAAATTGGAGTAACGCTGACGGAAAGTATGGCAATGTGGCCTGCATCATCCGTTTCCGGATATTACTTCGGAAATCCGAAAAGTAAATATTTTGGACTCGGAAAAATAAAAGAAGATCAGGTGATAGACTACGCTAAACGTCGTAATGTCTCCACTGAATACGCAAGCAAATGGTTAAACCCTAATATAGCAGACTAA
- a CDS encoding homocysteine S-methyltransferase family protein: MAITIQEAIKKNILILDGAMGTMLQRYNFSEEDFRGERFKDFPHPLKGNNDLLSITQPQAIRDVHAAYFEAGADIVETNTFSGTTIGMADYFLEDLVYELNYESAKIAREVADEFTAKNPNKPRFVAGSIGPTNRTASMSPDVNDPGYRAVTFDDLRIAYKQQVEALMDGGCDLLLVETIFDTLNAKAALFAIEEVKDERNLDIPIMVSGTITDASGRTLSGQTVEAFLISVSHIPLLSVGFNCALGADLLKPYLKTLSQHTQFNVSAHPNAGLPNAFGQYDETPEQTQALIKEYLDDNLINIIGGCCGTTPDHIRLIAEVAKDYKPRVAPVLV; this comes from the coding sequence ATGGCAATAACAATTCAGGAAGCAATTAAAAAAAATATCCTAATCCTTGATGGAGCAATGGGAACAATGTTGCAGCGCTATAATTTCTCAGAAGAAGATTTCAGAGGAGAGCGTTTCAAAGATTTTCCGCATCCGTTAAAAGGAAACAATGATTTACTATCCATAACACAACCACAAGCAATTCGCGATGTTCACGCTGCTTATTTTGAAGCTGGTGCAGACATCGTAGAAACCAATACTTTTTCAGGAACTACGATCGGTATGGCCGATTATTTCCTGGAAGATTTGGTTTACGAATTGAACTATGAATCGGCTAAAATTGCCCGTGAAGTAGCAGATGAATTCACTGCTAAAAATCCGAACAAACCACGTTTCGTTGCCGGTTCAATCGGACCGACCAACAGAACGGCAAGTATGTCGCCAGATGTAAACGATCCAGGTTACAGAGCTGTAACTTTTGATGATTTGCGTATTGCTTACAAACAACAAGTTGAAGCCTTAATGGATGGCGGATGTGATTTGCTTTTGGTGGAAACTATCTTCGATACTTTAAATGCTAAAGCAGCACTTTTCGCGATCGAAGAAGTAAAAGACGAACGTAATCTTGATATTCCAATCATGGTTTCAGGAACGATTACCGATGCTTCTGGAAGAACACTTTCCGGGCAAACAGTTGAAGCGTTTTTGATTTCAGTATCACATATTCCGTTATTAAGTGTAGGATTTAATTGTGCTCTTGGAGCCGATTTATTGAAACCGTATTTGAAAACATTATCACAGCATACACAGTTCAATGTTTCGGCACACCCAAATGCAGGTTTGCCAAACGCATTCGGACAATATGATGAAACGCCAGAACAAACTCAGGCCTTAATCAAAGAATATTTAGACGATAATTTAATTAACATAATTGGTGGTTGTTGCGGAACAACTCCAGATCATATTCGATTAATTGCTGAGGTTGCGAAAGATTATAAGCCACGTGTGGCGCCGGTATTGGTTTAA